The genomic interval CTATTGGGAGCATTAATTTGAGCCGTAGGTCGTTTGAATGTGCCTTTTTCCAAGCGCTTATAATACAGAATCAAGCCATCTTGTTCCCAGTGGAGTATTTTCATTTTATTCCGATCAGAGCTTATAAAAACAAACAAATAGACCGTATAAGGGGGGCATTTGCATTTGAACCAAGGCATACAAAACCATTGAAGCCTTTGTGCCTATCGCAAGGCTTGCCATAGAGAAAAACCTTTGTCGATCGACTGAAATTAAACATCATTCCAAAAGTGTGGTTTTAAAACCTCTTGGAGTAATTATCTCAATAGATTTATTACTCTCAGAATGGGGATGATCTTTTTTTAATATTACCTTCTTCAAAGCATGAAGCTTCCTTTATATTAGTAGCCTCATCTGAAGGCTTATTAGTTTTCGTAATAACTTCTGGGTCCAGTATTTGAATTTTAATTTGGAAATATCTAATCCCTTGAGAAAATCCGTTTGAGTTAGAGCATCTGCCCACCACTCATTAACCAGTTTCAACATATCGTCTTGTAATGTCATTTCTTTTTTTCACAAAGATCATTATCAAATTACTCTTAGAAAAGATGTGGTTAGCTGGGCGGATAATTCCAATCGTCCCATGACATCCCCTTAATGTGTATTCTCCCTTCATATATTCCGAAGTTAAAAGACCTTTGCGAGTCTTGAAAAATTATCTTTTTAAGATATTCCTCCCAAGGTTCTAAACCAATCTGTTCCCTATTGTAATTTAATTTAGATAGTTGGTCTGTAGATTGTTCAACCATATCTTTATGTCCTCGAATAATAAATATCCCGACAGTACCATATTTGTCACCGTTTTTAGATGAATTTGATTTCTTATCTTC from Flavobacteriales bacterium carries:
- the tnpB gene encoding IS66 family insertion sequence element accessory protein TnpB yields the protein MPWFKCKCPPYTVYLFVFISSDRNKMKILHWEQDGLILYYKRLEKGTFKRPTAQINAPN